Below is a window of Humulus lupulus chromosome 9, drHumLupu1.1, whole genome shotgun sequence DNA.
TTCTCATTTAACTAGAACATAAGGATTGTATTGAGTATGTGTTAGAATGTGGAAAGTGGTCTTGAAGTAGAATGTGGTGCATGGTAAGAAATATGATGTTCTATCTCAAACTAATTGGTGATGAGTAGAGTAACACATGCTCTTATAAGTGGTTTGATGATCCCACATGCTTTCCATGTGAGATTCTATTATCTAACATCtcccctcaagatggtggctaTTTTTGCTCACCAATCTTGGATGGCTCGATCGTAAGTGACTCTTTGGCTCTTTTTGCTCTTTTCGGCTCACTATCCCCGAATCACAATGACTCCTTTTGGCTCTCTTTTTTTGGATTGGTTTTGGATTTGGATTGTGTTTTACTCGTTAGAGTTTTCTTTGGCTAATGATAGCATGTTAGAATGTTAAAAGTGGTTTATAAAGTATGAAATAGTACATGGTAAGAAGCATGAAGTTCCATCTCAAAACTAATTGGTGATGAATGGAATAACTCATGCTCTTATAAATGGTATGATGATCCCACATACTTTCCATGTAGGATTCTATTCTCTAACATGTACTGTTAGGGAAAAATATCTCATATGGAAAGTATGGAAAATGTGTGGGTacattcaacaatacataagAGCATGTGTTACTCTACCCATCACCAATTGATTTTAAGATGGAACCTCATGCTTCTTACCATGCACTCCATTCTACTTCTAAACCACTTTCCACATTATAACATGGCATCaagagccaaaaaaaaaaaaaaactctaagaACTATGTATTCGATCCAAATCCAAAAGTCGTCCAAAAAGAGAGCTAAAATAGTCACTTATGATTCTCTAACAGTACGTACAAAATAACATATAAagattaatataaaataatacaataaaatgatcTAGAAATAATTCATCATACATATagaatcacaaaaaaaaaaaaccataatataTTATATTCAACAATCACTGAAGATAAAGATAAACCTGGCCCTAAGAGCATCTCCAATGCAAACTACTCCAACATTGCCTAAAATGTCTAaatcaactaaaaaatataattttttattttctctctcatccacATCACTTTTGGCAACATATTTCTTAAAAATACTCCAATGCAAGCTACCCTAAAAATTGCCAACCATGGTCCccacatattattatttaatatattattttataattataaatattatcatactaaattttttaaattcatatattaatataaataaatagtacATGATATTTAAATTAgactaaatttaaaaaaaacttataaaatgacataatcataattaatcaatctaacataattaaaaaaaactaattaaaatgatTTCCAAAATTTGGCCATATGTGTTCCACCAAGTCTGCTTGAAGATTGCGATGAATATTTCTATCACGAATTTCAGCATTTCTTTGCAGCATTGTCGGGAAGTCGGAAATATGTCCATGCAATACTTCAACTGTTGGGGTGTTTGTAGGGCCGtcatcataattaaaatcaaCCAAACTCTCATATGCATCTCTTTCATCCTCGACAATAATATTGTGCAATATGATACATGCATACATAATATCTTTGAGAACATCTCTTTGCCAAAAACATGCAGGTCCTCGTACAATAGCAAAACGAGATTGAAGTACTCCAAATGCTCGCTCAACATCTTTACGTACCGCTTCTTGGTATTGAGCAAATGATTTTCTTTTCTCTCCTTGAGGTAGTGGGATAGTTTTAACAAATGTACCCCACTCTGGATAGATACCATCTGCTAGATAGTACCCCTTGTTGTATTGTGTGCCATTTATTGTAAACTCAATTCTTGGAGCTTGCCCTTGTAAGATTTCAGTGAATAATGGGGATTGATTTAACACGTTCAGATCATTATTGGATCCCAGAACACCAAAAAATGCATGCCATATCCAGAGATCTTGTGATGCAACTGCTTCGAGCATGATTGTTGGCCTGTCGTGATCACCTCGCATGAATTGTCCTTTCCATGCAACTGGGAAATTTTTCCATTCCCAGTGCATACAATCAATGCTTCCCAACATGCCTGGAAAACCACGCACCTCCCCTATTTTAAGTAAGCGACGAATGTCCCCAGCATTGGGCTGTCTTAAATATTCAGTCCCAAAAATATCATTCACTACTCGAACGAAATTGACTAGACATTCAATAGCAGTAGTTTCACCAATtcgaacatactcatcaacataatCGGCAGGCGCTCCATATGCCAACATTCGCATAGCAGCGGTGCACTTTTGTAATGGCGAAAGCCCCATTCTACCGACTGCATCAAACCTCGTATGGAAATACTCTGAATGATTTTCTAGAGCTTGCACTATGCGTAGGAATACATGTCTACGCATTCTAAATCTTCTTCGAAATTGATATTCTGTATACACCAGTTCATCAGAAAAGTAGTCATCGAACAAACGTTGGTGTCCTTCTACATGACCTCTATCAATGTGGGCTCTCTTTCTTCCTTGTCTTGTTGAGCTACCCCCATCCATGAGCGCTTTGAAATATTGATCATCATGATCGTCAGTACACTCTGCAATTATGATATCCTCTAGACTCATATTGTCGTATGGATTCGGAGAATTTGGCGAATCCATTGTTGAACTTAGAGTATATGATATTTGGGAATGAAAGATGAATGAAAGAGTAAAATGAAGGATTGAATGGAGAGTTGAGTAAAAGGAATATTGAAATTTGGTATTTATAGACATGGTAGCCGTttaaatatagccgttaaaatatagccgttaaaatatagccgttgaaatatagccgttaaaatgtagccgttgaaatatagccgttgaaatatagccgttgaaatgtagccgttaaaatgtagccgttaaaatatagccgttgaaatatagccattgaaatatagccgttgaaatatagccgttgaaatgtagccgttaaaatatagccgttgaaatatagccgttaaaatatagccgttgaaatatagc
It encodes the following:
- the LOC133799650 gene encoding uncharacterized protein LOC133799650, producing the protein MVSRNYRPSIDLNRETSSTSISETQPEHSVEGLENVVLHNEDESRHKCKVSWSKEATILLISGWLNTSKDAIVRNDQTSTHFWARIADYFNTNQKGEQARTGRQCKDHWNKMNQKVARFNGCYKRVQLAHHSGWSDEQILENAHQLYKSENNNSNFLLVDCWRLLKDEPKWNTMYQTKGGKRTKVSDTGAFTSSSNADISDDEVREVRPTGQKAAKRKGKEKKDTHARFIEISERKASALEKLVVIKEKEAEDNRMTKYMDYLIMDTSHMTHEQKKDHENLCTYIKNNILNSTMDSPNSPNPYDNMSLEDIIIAECTDDHDDQYFKALMDGGSSTRQGRKRAHIDRGHVEGHQRLFDDYFSDELVYTEYQFRRRFRMRRHVFLRIVQALENHSEYFHTRFDAVGRMGLSPLQKCTAAMRMLAYGAPADYVDEYVRIGETTAIECLVNFVRVVNDIFGTEYLRQPNAGDIRRLLKIGEVRGFPGMLGSIDCMHWEWKNFPVAWKGQFMRGDHDRPTIMLEAVASQDLWIWHAFFGVLGSNNDLNVLNQSPLFTEILQGQAPRIEFTINGTQYNKGYYLADGIYPEWGTFVKTIPLPQGEKRKSFAQYQEAVRKDVERAFGVLQSRFAIVRGPACFWQRDVLKDIMYACIILHNIIVEDERDAYESLVDFNYDDGPTNTPTVEVLHGHISDFPTMLQRNAEIRDRNIHRNLQADLVEHIWPNFGNHFN